From Actinosynnema mirum DSM 43827, a single genomic window includes:
- a CDS encoding S1 family peptidase, producing MTARKVARTSGVVLAAAALAILNGMPGSAQPASTDSAPAFEAAHPGLVSAMQRDLGLDAAEARTLMVKQDAATATEDSLRTSLGSSFAGAWFDISTAKLTVAVTDAADAAEVKSAGAEATVVARSAAQLDAKVAQLDAVEKSAPASVTGWYADSRTNSVVVTALPGKTAEATAFAGSDVRVVEADAPTTFANIKGGDAYNIGSSRCSAGLSVNGGFVTAGHCRVLTGGGALTRNGTALGTWGGASFPGNDYAWVRTNSSWTPQGLVGSVRVTGTTAAATGAAVCKSGSTTGWTCGTVGAKNQTVRYAEGAVSGLTATSVLCQAGDSGGGFITSAGQGQGVVSGGNTATCYFNPVGEILSAYGLTIVRG from the coding sequence ATGACCGCACGGAAAGTCGCCCGCACCTCGGGCGTCGTCCTCGCCGCCGCCGCGCTGGCGATCCTGAACGGGATGCCCGGCTCGGCGCAGCCCGCCTCCACCGACTCCGCCCCCGCGTTCGAGGCCGCCCACCCCGGCCTGGTCAGCGCGATGCAGCGCGACCTCGGCCTGGACGCGGCCGAGGCGCGGACCCTCATGGTCAAGCAGGACGCGGCCACCGCCACCGAGGACTCGCTGCGCACCAGCCTCGGCTCGTCCTTCGCGGGCGCCTGGTTCGACATCTCCACGGCCAAGCTCACCGTCGCCGTGACCGACGCGGCCGACGCCGCCGAGGTCAAGTCCGCGGGCGCCGAGGCCACCGTGGTCGCCCGCAGCGCCGCCCAGCTCGACGCCAAGGTCGCGCAGCTCGACGCGGTCGAGAAGTCCGCCCCGGCCTCGGTCACCGGCTGGTACGCCGACAGCAGGACCAACTCCGTGGTCGTCACCGCGCTGCCCGGCAAGACCGCCGAGGCCACCGCGTTCGCCGGCTCGGACGTGCGCGTCGTCGAGGCCGACGCCCCGACCACGTTCGCGAACATCAAGGGCGGCGACGCCTACAACATCGGCTCGTCCCGCTGCTCGGCGGGCCTGTCGGTGAACGGCGGCTTCGTCACCGCGGGCCACTGCCGCGTCCTGACCGGCGGCGGCGCGCTGACCCGCAACGGCACCGCGCTCGGCACCTGGGGCGGCGCCTCGTTCCCCGGCAACGACTACGCCTGGGTGCGCACCAACTCCAGCTGGACCCCGCAGGGCCTCGTCGGCAGCGTCCGGGTGACCGGCACGACCGCCGCCGCGACCGGTGCGGCCGTCTGCAAGTCCGGTTCCACCACCGGCTGGACCTGCGGCACCGTCGGCGCCAAGAACCAGACCGTGCGCTACGCCGAGGGCGCCGTCTCGGGCCTGACCGCGACCAGCGTGCTCTGCCAGGCCGGCGACTCCGGTGGCGGCTTCATCACCAGCGCGGGCCAGGGCCAGGGCGTGGTCTCCGGTGGCAACACCGCGACCTGCTACTTCAACCCGGTCGGCGAGATCCTGTCGGCCTACGGCCTGACGATCGTCCGGGGCTGA
- a CDS encoding GAF and ANTAR domain-containing protein encodes MLRDGGGLSDEGTELLLKQLDGVTRTLLDVRTAAEALGKVVDAATQVIPGADLASITLRASDGSFSSPVETDPVATELDGAQYRDGRGPCVDTARPDGPGYAESGDLRAEPRWPGFAAEAVRLGYHCVLATELLPSEGGVSGALNVYSRETGALTADDRHVALLLATHASLALAHAHAAEVADLRQAQLRRAVDSRDVIGQAKGILMTRRGISADEAFALLRRTSQDLNVKLVDLARTLADRHDQLDRR; translated from the coding sequence ATGCTCCGGGACGGCGGTGGCCTGTCCGACGAGGGGACCGAGCTGCTGCTCAAGCAGCTCGACGGGGTCACGCGGACCCTGCTGGACGTGCGCACGGCGGCCGAGGCGCTGGGCAAGGTCGTGGACGCGGCGACGCAGGTCATCCCCGGCGCCGACCTGGCCAGCATCACCCTGCGCGCCTCGGACGGCTCGTTCTCCAGCCCCGTCGAGACCGACCCGGTCGCGACCGAGCTGGACGGGGCCCAGTACCGGGACGGGCGGGGGCCCTGCGTGGACACCGCGCGGCCGGACGGGCCCGGTTACGCCGAGAGCGGCGACCTGCGGGCCGAGCCCAGGTGGCCCGGTTTCGCCGCCGAGGCCGTGCGGCTCGGCTACCACTGCGTGCTCGCCACCGAGCTGCTGCCGTCCGAGGGCGGGGTGTCCGGCGCGCTCAACGTGTACTCGCGCGAGACCGGCGCGCTCACCGCCGACGACCGGCACGTCGCGCTCCTGCTCGCCACGCACGCCTCGCTCGCCCTCGCGCACGCCCACGCCGCCGAGGTCGCCGACCTGCGGCAGGCCCAGCTGCGGCGGGCCGTGGACAGCCGGGACGTCATCGGGCAGGCCAAGGGCATCCTGATGACCCGGCGCGGGATCAGCGCCGACGAGGCGTTCGCGCTGCTGCGGCGCACCTCGCAGGACCTGAACGTGAAGCTGGTCGACCTGGCCAGGACCCTCGCGGACCGGCACGACCAGCTCGACCGCCGGTGA
- a CDS encoding helix-turn-helix transcriptional regulator encodes MGLRVVGVGAASREARDLSMKEWETLGVGLGMPVLRARVDDPEVPYGGFMEAINPASGEHGEMLRKLFRKLDERGWARIMLGLTEEDVQRVVRAALVIVGGETGVVLALDDAHHADARTLGLLEYLADSAARVLLVLGHDPLNGSPRLAALLAKTRNPDATERLARIFELPPDRAGYRLTRREATVLEGVAQGLTDDTIADRLAISPRTVHRRLRHVSRKLGTETEDREVVVELAKSAGLLPGED; translated from the coding sequence GTGGGTCTCCGGGTCGTCGGCGTCGGGGCGGCTTCGCGCGAGGCCCGCGACCTCAGCATGAAGGAGTGGGAGACGCTCGGCGTCGGGCTCGGGATGCCGGTGCTGCGCGCCCGCGTGGACGACCCCGAGGTCCCCTACGGCGGGTTCATGGAGGCCATCAACCCGGCCTCCGGCGAGCACGGCGAGATGCTGCGCAAGCTGTTCCGCAAGCTCGACGAGCGCGGCTGGGCGCGGATCATGCTCGGGTTGACCGAGGAGGACGTGCAGCGCGTGGTCCGGGCGGCGCTGGTCATCGTCGGCGGGGAGACCGGTGTGGTGCTGGCGCTGGACGACGCGCACCACGCCGACGCGCGCACCCTGGGACTCCTGGAGTACCTGGCGGACAGCGCTGCGCGCGTCCTGCTGGTGCTCGGCCACGACCCGCTCAACGGCAGCCCCCGGCTGGCCGCGCTGCTGGCCAAGACCCGCAACCCGGACGCGACCGAGCGGCTCGCCCGGATCTTCGAGCTGCCGCCGGACCGCGCGGGCTACCGGCTCACCCGCCGCGAGGCGACGGTGCTGGAGGGCGTGGCGCAGGGCCTGACCGACGACACCATCGCCGACCGGCTCGCGATCTCGCCGCGCACCGTGCACCGGCGGCTGCGGCACGTCTCGCGCAAGCTCGGCACCGAGACCGAGGACCGCGAAGTGGTCGTCGAGCTGGCCAAGTCCGCGGGGCTGCTGCCCGGCGAGGACTGA
- a CDS encoding NYN domain-containing protein: MGESVRIGVFYDGTWFAYLSDFYATTHPRRARVSLDGFHDALRWHVHLAEGVPLDDCVIREAHYVRGRIETPATGFDEALALAGITRHDLPLHGGKEKGVDVHFALETWDRAVTAGLRWVVLVTGDADFTPLAARLVKRGVRVLVPVADPRRAPQKWPENGPRTAAPLRANATDTPNFDALFAPADQGDYPLRSPFTRTTTPVAPSGGAPRGRRYGRITGWRDDQPHGFITDTRGGSWYASRDDLPGGAPMLPVGTQVSFTGSPAPGPGRKYPRAQAIELA, encoded by the coding sequence GTGGGTGAGAGCGTGCGCATCGGGGTGTTCTACGACGGGACGTGGTTCGCCTACCTCAGCGACTTCTACGCCACCACCCACCCCCGGCGCGCGCGCGTCTCCCTCGACGGCTTCCACGACGCGCTGCGCTGGCACGTCCACCTCGCCGAGGGCGTCCCCCTGGACGACTGCGTGATCCGCGAGGCCCACTACGTGCGGGGGCGCATCGAGACGCCCGCCACCGGGTTCGACGAGGCGCTCGCCCTCGCCGGCATCACCCGCCACGACCTTCCGCTGCACGGTGGCAAGGAGAAGGGCGTCGACGTCCACTTCGCCCTGGAGACCTGGGACCGCGCCGTCACCGCCGGACTGCGCTGGGTCGTCCTGGTCACCGGCGACGCCGACTTCACCCCGCTCGCCGCCCGCCTGGTCAAGCGCGGCGTCCGGGTCCTCGTGCCCGTCGCCGACCCCCGGCGCGCCCCGCAGAAGTGGCCGGAGAACGGCCCGCGCACCGCCGCGCCGCTGCGCGCCAACGCCACCGACACACCCAACTTCGACGCCCTGTTCGCCCCCGCCGACCAGGGTGACTACCCGCTGCGCTCACCGTTCACCCGCACGACCACCCCCGTCGCCCCGTCGGGCGGGGCGCCACGCGGCCGTCGCTACGGACGGATCACCGGCTGGCGCGACGACCAGCCCCACGGCTTCATCACCGACACCCGAGGCGGCTCCTGGTACGCCTCGCGCGACGACCTGCCGGGCGGCGCGCCGATGCTGCCGGTGGGCACGCAGGTGTCGTTCACCGGCTCGCCCGCGCCGGGGCCGGGGCGGAAGTACCCGCGCGCGCAGGCGATCGAGCTGGCCTGA
- a CDS encoding class I SAM-dependent methyltransferase: protein MPDHADPDLVHRMFPRLGAVQAQALGTSDLFARIYADETWRSERGQVDASLSGPGSDLVQTAVLRAELPELVAELGVRSFLDLPCGDLFWMSRTPLDVERYIGADIVPAAVERNRELHAAPGREFLVLDLVNDELPQVDLVFTRDCLVHLCDADVRAAIANVKRSGARYFAATTFPGRTNWPDITTGGWRPLNLAAAPFDLPEPVRVITEGCTERYLSVEGGREVERSFEDKSIGVWAVDGV from the coding sequence GTGCCCGACCACGCCGACCCCGACCTCGTCCACCGCATGTTCCCCCGCCTCGGCGCCGTGCAGGCCCAGGCCCTGGGGACCTCGGACCTGTTCGCCCGCATCTACGCCGACGAGACCTGGCGGTCCGAGCGCGGGCAGGTCGACGCCTCGCTGTCCGGGCCCGGTTCCGACCTCGTGCAGACCGCCGTGCTGCGCGCCGAACTGCCCGAGCTCGTCGCGGAGCTCGGGGTGCGCAGCTTCCTGGACCTCCCGTGCGGCGACCTGTTCTGGATGTCCCGCACCCCGCTCGACGTCGAGCGGTACATCGGCGCGGACATCGTGCCCGCGGCCGTCGAGCGCAACCGCGAGCTGCACGCCGCGCCCGGACGCGAGTTCCTCGTGCTCGACCTGGTCAACGACGAACTCCCGCAGGTCGACCTGGTCTTCACCCGCGACTGCCTGGTGCACCTGTGCGACGCCGACGTGCGCGCGGCCATCGCCAACGTCAAGCGCAGCGGCGCCCGCTACTTCGCCGCCACCACGTTCCCCGGCCGGACCAACTGGCCGGACATCACCACCGGCGGCTGGCGCCCGCTGAACCTCGCCGCCGCGCCGTTCGACCTGCCCGAACCGGTGCGGGTGATCACCGAGGGGTGCACGGAGCGCTACCTGAGCGTCGAGGGCGGGCGTGAGGTGGAGCGCTCGTTCGAGGACAAGTCGATCGGGGTGTGGGCGGTCGACGGGGTGTAG